The genomic window CGCAACTCGGACCTGGGTGTCAACCCCACCAACGACGGTGCCCTGATCCGGGTGTCGATCCCGCAGCTCACCGAGGAACGCCGCCGCGACTACGTCAAGCAGGCGAAGACCAAGGGCGAGGACGCCAAGGTCGCCATCCGCAACGTGCGCCGCAAGACGATGGACGAGCTGTCCCGGATCCAGAAGGACGGCGAGGCCGGCGAGGACGAGGTCGGCCGGGCCGAGAAGGAACTCGACAAGACCACGTCGCGCTACGTCGCCCAGATCGACGACCTCGTGAAGCGCAAGGAAGCCGAATTGATGGAGGTGTAGTGGTGGGGAAAGCTGACGGCGCATCTGTCGCGTCGCCGGACCCGGCCGCTGCACCGTCCAAGGCCGGACGCAACCTTCCCGCCGCTATCGCCGTCGGCGGCGGCCTCGGTGCAGGATTGATCGTGATCCTGCTCTTCGCCCCCCTGGTGTTGATCGGGGTGGTCGCCGTCGCGATGGCGATCGCGACGTGGGAGGTCACCAAGCGTCTGCGTGAGGCCGACATCAGCGTCCCGCTGATCCCGCTGCTGCTCGGGGGGCAGGCCGTCATCTGGTTGAGCTGGCCGTACGGCCCGCCGGGGGCATTGGGGGCGTTCGCGGG from Prescottella sp. R16 includes these protein-coding regions:
- the frr gene encoding ribosome recycling factor, which translates into the protein MIDEALFEAEEKMEKAITVAKDDLSSIRTGRANPAMFNRVGIEYYGAFTPITQLASINVPEARLVVIKPYEASQLGPIENAIRNSDLGVNPTNDGALIRVSIPQLTEERRRDYVKQAKTKGEDAKVAIRNVRRKTMDELSRIQKDGEAGEDEVGRAEKELDKTTSRYVAQIDDLVKRKEAELMEV